In one window of Synechococcus sp. M16CYN DNA:
- a CDS encoding pyridoxal phosphate-dependent aminotransferase yields the protein MLSPPELSHRATALKSSLTLEISAKAKALQAEGRDICSLSTGEPDFDTPRFIVEAAREALAQGVTRYGPAAGDPELRSALADKLSQENGIATHPEQVLICNGGKQAVYNLFQVLLNPGDEVLLPAPYWLSYPEMAALAGANTVLIPSTAADGFKLDLDALEARITSRSRLLVINSPGNPTGRVMQRQELEALAELVARHPRLLVMSDEIYEYLLGEGESHISFAAVSDELKERCFTVNGFAKGWAMTGWRLGYLAGNASVIKAASALQSQSTSNVCSFAQKGALAAIQASRSCVQEMALIYNHRRSLLIEGLRAIPGITLIPPKGAFYAFPQLPDHVSNSMDFCHRALEDEGLAVVPGVAFGDDSCIRLSYAVSHGTILDGINRLKRMLSSY from the coding sequence ATGTTGTCCCCCCCAGAGCTTTCCCATCGGGCTACAGCCCTAAAATCATCGCTGACCCTCGAGATCAGTGCTAAGGCTAAAGCGCTCCAGGCCGAAGGCCGCGATATTTGTAGTCTCAGTACCGGAGAACCCGACTTTGATACACCCAGATTCATTGTGGAAGCAGCTCGAGAGGCTCTCGCCCAAGGTGTTACACGTTACGGACCTGCAGCGGGTGATCCGGAACTCAGGTCAGCTTTGGCCGATAAGCTAAGTCAAGAAAACGGTATAGCCACTCACCCTGAGCAGGTCCTAATTTGCAATGGGGGCAAGCAAGCAGTCTACAACCTTTTCCAAGTCTTGCTGAATCCGGGAGACGAGGTTCTACTCCCTGCGCCGTATTGGTTGAGCTATCCAGAAATGGCTGCCCTCGCAGGTGCCAATACAGTTTTAATCCCTTCTACAGCTGCCGACGGTTTTAAGCTTGATCTCGATGCCTTAGAGGCAAGAATCACCTCCAGGAGCAGGCTTCTGGTGATTAATAGTCCCGGAAACCCCACCGGTCGCGTGATGCAGCGTCAGGAGCTAGAGGCGCTTGCAGAGCTTGTGGCACGCCATCCTAGGTTGCTTGTAATGAGTGACGAAATATATGAGTATCTACTTGGTGAAGGAGAGAGCCACATTAGTTTTGCAGCTGTTTCTGATGAGCTCAAAGAACGTTGTTTTACGGTGAACGGTTTCGCCAAGGGTTGGGCCATGACCGGTTGGCGTCTTGGATACCTTGCGGGTAACGCTTCGGTAATCAAAGCCGCTTCGGCTCTTCAAAGCCAGAGTACAAGCAACGTCTGCAGCTTTGCTCAAAAGGGCGCCCTTGCTGCGATTCAGGCTTCACGCAGCTGTGTTCAAGAGATGGCCCTCATCTACAACCACCGTCGCAGCCTTTTGATTGAAGGGCTTCGAGCGATACCGGGCATCACACTAATCCCACCAAAAGGTGCCTTTTATGCTTTTCCTCAATTACCCGATCACGTGAGCAATTCAATGGACTTTTGTCATCGTGCGTTGGAAGATGAGGGATTAGCGGTTGTCCCGGGTGTTGCATTCGGCGATGACAGCTGCATTCGTCTTTCGTATGCGGTGTCACATGGGACTATTTTAGACGGAATCAACCGTTTGAAGCGTATGCTCAGCAGCTACTAA
- a CDS encoding DUF92 domain-containing protein produces the protein MPWIWIQALLVNVVLISLARRIPLLTPKGWVHAAVLGTMLWGCLGWRGWLAVVIYLALGSLATHIGLKNKQQRGLAEARGGRRGPENVWGSAAVGAALGLWIAALPPDAADLQILLMIGFSASLAAKLADTFGSEIGKRWGSTTVLITSLRPVTPGTEGAISLQGTLASVVGSIVMTMVLWALQLIPSLGAAGLVMMVGLLATLAESLLGAIVQNRVGWLSNELVNALQTLLAATTAIILAG, from the coding sequence ATGCCCTGGATTTGGATACAAGCTCTTTTGGTAAACGTAGTCCTGATCAGTCTAGCGCGGCGCATACCTCTGTTAACACCGAAGGGTTGGGTTCATGCCGCAGTCCTTGGAACGATGTTGTGGGGTTGTCTTGGTTGGCGCGGTTGGTTGGCTGTGGTTATTTATCTAGCGTTGGGCAGCTTGGCGACACACATCGGCTTAAAGAACAAGCAACAACGTGGACTAGCAGAAGCCCGTGGCGGACGCCGCGGGCCCGAAAATGTATGGGGTTCTGCGGCGGTGGGAGCAGCTTTAGGCCTATGGATTGCTGCTTTGCCGCCGGACGCGGCAGATCTACAGATACTTTTAATGATTGGTTTTTCTGCCAGTCTTGCCGCAAAGCTTGCCGACACCTTCGGCAGCGAAATCGGTAAGCGATGGGGTAGTACCACAGTGTTAATCACTTCGCTACGGCCAGTCACCCCTGGGACCGAGGGTGCCATCAGTCTTCAAGGAACACTTGCCAGTGTGGTTGGCAGTATTGTGATGACAATGGTGCTGTGGGCTCTCCAGTTAATCCCGAGTTTGGGTGCTGCGGGTTTAGTGATGATGGTGGGCTTGCTGGCTACCCTCGCTGAAAGTTTGTTGGGAGCGATTGTTCAAAATCGCGTGGGTTGGCTTAGTAATGAGCTGGTCAATGCCTTGCAAACGCTCTTAGCGGCTACAACGGCTATTATTTTGGCTGGCTGA
- the ispG gene encoding (E)-4-hydroxy-3-methylbut-2-enyl-diphosphate synthase, which produces MTVLDQRYDTQIHRRVTRTVMVGDIPVGSKHPIVVQSMINEDTLDIDSSVAAIIRLVKAGCEIVRVTTPSIGHAKAMGEIKTQLSLKGYKVPLVADVHHNGLKIALEVAQHVDKVRINPGLFVFDKPDPDRQEFSGTEFAEIGERIRETFKPLVKLLRDHNKALRIGVNHGSLAERMLFTYGDTPEGMVASAMEFVRICDNLDFHNIIISMKASRVPVMLSAYRLMAATMDKEGFNYPLHLGVTEAGDGDYGRIKSTAGIATLLADGLGDTIRVSLTEAPEKEILVCYSILQSLGLRKTMVEYVACPSCGRTLFNLEDVLHKVRDATSHLKGLDIAVMGCIVNGPGEMADADYGYVGKGPGVIALYRGRKEICKVPETKSVQALIQLIKEDGLWVDPF; this is translated from the coding sequence ATGACCGTCTTAGATCAGCGCTACGACACCCAGATTCATCGTCGCGTCACGCGTACCGTGATGGTCGGTGATATCCCGGTAGGAAGCAAGCACCCGATAGTAGTGCAATCAATGATCAACGAAGACACGCTTGATATAGATAGCTCGGTCGCCGCAATTATCCGCCTCGTTAAGGCGGGTTGTGAGATCGTTCGCGTCACTACACCGTCTATTGGCCACGCTAAGGCTATGGGTGAGATAAAGACACAACTTTCACTTAAAGGATATAAAGTACCTTTGGTTGCCGACGTTCACCACAATGGGCTCAAAATCGCCCTCGAAGTTGCACAACATGTCGATAAAGTACGTATAAACCCAGGTCTATTCGTCTTTGATAAACCAGACCCTGATCGCCAAGAGTTTTCTGGGACAGAATTTGCAGAAATTGGCGAGCGTATAAGGGAAACATTTAAGCCCTTGGTTAAGCTCTTGCGTGATCATAATAAAGCCTTACGAATTGGTGTTAATCACGGTTCTTTGGCCGAGCGCATGTTATTTACTTACGGAGATACGCCAGAGGGGATGGTGGCGTCGGCAATGGAGTTTGTGCGCATTTGCGACAATCTTGACTTCCACAACATCATAATTTCGATGAAAGCATCTCGGGTACCTGTGATGCTTTCAGCATATCGCTTGATGGCGGCCACCATGGATAAGGAGGGTTTCAATTATCCCCTTCATCTCGGTGTTACAGAAGCTGGTGACGGCGACTATGGAAGGATCAAAAGCACTGCTGGGATTGCAACGCTGTTAGCTGATGGACTTGGCGACACCATTCGAGTTTCACTAACTGAGGCTCCGGAGAAGGAGATTCTGGTTTGTTATTCAATCCTTCAGTCGCTCGGCTTACGCAAGACGATGGTTGAATATGTTGCTTGCCCAAGCTGTGGACGAACATTGTTTAATCTCGAAGATGTATTGCATAAAGTTCGCGACGCAACGTCTCATTTAAAAGGCCTTGATATTGCAGTCATGGGCTGCATCGTTAACGGTCCTGGTGAGATGGCTGATGCTGATTACGGTTATGTTGGTAAAGGCCCAGGAGTTATTGCACTTTATCGAGGTCGTAAAGAAATTTGCAAAGTTCCTGAGACAAAGAGCGTCCAAGCTCTAATTCAGTTGATAAAAGAGGATGGGCTTTGGGTTGATCCTTTTTAA
- the mfd gene encoding transcription-repair coupling factor — protein MTLRSLVRQLREAALTGKLLERSRRADRLLIRGAGRNGRALVASAMAQKGGALLLVIVPTLEEAGRWAALLELMGWPNTSLYPTSEGSPYEPFDPTSEIVWGQLQVLSDLLSNSESEGCAIVATERCLQPHLPPPQSLKQTCHVLKRGDEVDLEQLSSTLARLGYERSSTVDQEGTWSRRGDIIDIFSVSSELPVRLEFFGEELVKLREFDPSTQRSLDPIDVIRLTPTGFNPLIANRLRETMPDGVVRLLGEQDTEKLLEGGTPEGMRRLMGLAWQQPSSLLDYLPQSTTVVIDEHRRGLAHGQQWLDHATEHHKEMASEAGLSDKERELFWPGVLHRDVKDAYALAETFDGFELAELIEEDKHPNSFDLASRPVPAYPNQFGKLGELIKGFQTDRIAVWLVSAQPSRAVALLEEHDCASRFVPNAGDIPAISRLIAQNTPVALKAKGHAELEGMFLPAWRIVLVTDREFFGQRALASTGYVRRRRKAASRTLDPNKMRPGDFVVHRNHGIGLFKAMDKIAVSGDVRDYLVVQYADGILRVAADQLGSLGRYRTLRESPPLLSRMGGETWIKAKERARKTVHKVALDLVKLYAERKQSKGFAFPTDGPWQRELEDSFPYEPTPDQLKSTTDVKRDMEKAEPMDRLVCGDVGFGKTEVAIRAIFKAITAGKQAAMLAPTTVLAQQHWRTLSERFAPYPIKVALLNRFRTTSERKTILEGLKQGTIDVVVGTHQLLGKGTSFQQLGLLVIDEEQRFGVNQKEKIKVLRKDIDVLTLSATPIPRTLHMSLSGVREMSLITTPPPLRRPIKTHLATLDPETIRSAIRQELDRGGQVFYVVPKVDGIEDVANSLRSMLPDLKLLVAHGQMAEGELESAMVAFNAGEADLMLCTTIVESGLDIPRVNTILIEDAHRFGLAQLYQLRGRVGRSGIQAHAWLFYPSSTSLNKSARQRLRAIQEFAELGSGYQLAMRDMEIRGVGNLLGVEQSGQMEAIGFDLYMEMLQESLAEIQCQDIPKVDQTQVDLPVTAFVPAEWIKDPDEKISVYRAAADCTSSEALVELAASWADRYGAIPAPVQSLLQLMRLKLLAKRCGFSRIKLEKPNIVLETPMEEPAFRLLRQGLPQHLHGRFVYQVGSGTQHKALVRGLGMLPIEKQLEQLMEWLKLMVSQIPDINGLTSAQKELQQSEKNNKVLRI, from the coding sequence ATGACTCTCCGATCTTTGGTGCGTCAACTTCGTGAGGCGGCATTGACCGGCAAGTTGTTAGAGCGCAGTAGACGAGCCGATAGGCTATTAATACGTGGGGCTGGTAGAAATGGCCGGGCGCTTGTAGCCAGCGCCATGGCTCAAAAAGGTGGAGCGCTACTCTTAGTGATAGTTCCAACCCTTGAGGAGGCCGGACGTTGGGCCGCCCTTCTTGAGTTGATGGGCTGGCCTAACACCAGTCTCTATCCTACAAGTGAGGGATCACCCTACGAACCTTTTGACCCTACAAGTGAAATTGTCTGGGGACAATTACAGGTGCTTAGTGACCTGTTGAGTAATTCTGAGAGCGAAGGGTGCGCCATCGTCGCTACAGAGCGGTGTCTACAGCCCCATCTTCCACCACCACAATCTCTAAAACAAACCTGTCATGTCCTCAAACGTGGTGACGAAGTTGACTTGGAACAACTTTCCTCAACTCTTGCGAGACTTGGTTATGAACGAAGCTCCACCGTTGACCAAGAGGGCACCTGGAGCCGTCGCGGAGACATTATTGACATTTTTTCAGTTAGTAGTGAACTACCAGTGCGTCTTGAGTTCTTCGGAGAAGAGTTGGTTAAATTACGGGAATTTGATCCGTCCACACAACGGTCATTAGACCCAATTGATGTAATTAGGCTGACTCCAACTGGGTTTAATCCCTTAATTGCTAATCGGCTGCGTGAGACGATGCCAGACGGTGTAGTTCGGTTGCTTGGGGAGCAGGATACAGAGAAACTTTTAGAAGGCGGAACTCCAGAAGGCATGAGACGCTTAATGGGACTGGCTTGGCAGCAACCGTCGTCTCTGCTCGATTATTTACCGCAAAGCACCACGGTGGTGATTGATGAACACCGTCGTGGTCTTGCTCATGGTCAGCAGTGGTTGGATCACGCTACCGAGCACCATAAGGAAATGGCCTCAGAAGCGGGTTTAAGCGATAAAGAGCGTGAGTTGTTCTGGCCCGGTGTTCTCCACCGAGATGTCAAAGATGCTTATGCCTTGGCGGAGACATTTGATGGATTTGAACTAGCCGAACTTATAGAAGAAGACAAACACCCCAATTCATTTGATCTAGCCAGCAGACCCGTTCCCGCCTATCCAAATCAATTTGGAAAACTTGGAGAACTGATCAAGGGTTTTCAAACGGATCGGATTGCCGTCTGGCTTGTATCAGCACAACCAAGCCGTGCTGTTGCTCTATTGGAGGAACATGACTGCGCTAGTCGTTTTGTACCAAATGCCGGGGATATCCCAGCGATTAGTCGACTAATCGCTCAAAATACCCCTGTTGCACTGAAGGCTAAGGGGCACGCAGAACTTGAAGGCATGTTCCTTCCCGCTTGGCGCATTGTTCTAGTTACAGATCGAGAGTTTTTTGGGCAACGGGCATTAGCCTCTACCGGTTACGTTCGACGTCGACGCAAAGCCGCCAGCCGAACGCTAGATCCCAACAAAATGCGTCCTGGCGATTTCGTGGTGCATCGGAACCATGGAATCGGGCTTTTCAAAGCGATGGACAAGATCGCCGTATCTGGTGATGTTCGTGACTACCTTGTTGTTCAATACGCTGATGGGATTCTTCGAGTAGCTGCTGATCAGCTCGGCAGCCTTGGCCGTTATCGGACCCTTAGAGAATCGCCACCTTTGCTCAGTCGAATGGGGGGGGAGACTTGGATCAAGGCTAAAGAGCGCGCCAGAAAAACCGTTCACAAGGTTGCTCTTGACTTGGTGAAACTTTACGCCGAACGAAAACAGTCGAAAGGCTTTGCTTTCCCAACCGACGGCCCTTGGCAAAGGGAACTCGAGGACTCATTTCCTTATGAACCAACACCAGATCAGCTCAAGTCCACAACAGATGTGAAACGCGATATGGAGAAGGCTGAACCCATGGATCGCCTGGTGTGCGGCGATGTTGGCTTCGGGAAAACCGAGGTTGCAATTCGGGCAATTTTCAAAGCGATCACTGCAGGAAAGCAGGCGGCAATGCTAGCTCCCACCACCGTATTGGCACAACAGCATTGGCGAACCCTCTCAGAACGTTTCGCCCCATACCCTATTAAAGTAGCCCTGCTTAATCGTTTTCGTACTACCTCCGAACGCAAGACAATCCTTGAAGGATTGAAACAGGGCACCATTGATGTAGTAGTTGGCACCCATCAGCTGCTCGGCAAAGGAACCAGTTTTCAGCAGCTTGGCCTGTTGGTGATTGATGAGGAACAAAGATTTGGCGTGAACCAAAAAGAAAAGATTAAGGTGCTACGTAAGGACATTGATGTCCTAACGCTGTCCGCAACTCCGATTCCGCGAACACTTCATATGAGTTTGTCCGGCGTGCGAGAGATGAGCTTGATCACAACACCACCACCACTTCGCCGACCCATTAAGACGCACTTGGCTACTCTTGATCCTGAAACCATTCGTAGCGCGATTCGTCAAGAGTTAGACCGTGGTGGCCAAGTGTTCTATGTGGTCCCGAAGGTAGATGGCATCGAAGATGTAGCCAATAGCCTCCGGTCAATGCTCCCAGACCTCAAACTTTTAGTGGCTCATGGCCAAATGGCTGAGGGGGAACTGGAAAGTGCAATGGTGGCCTTCAATGCTGGCGAAGCCGACCTGATGCTTTGTACGACGATTGTTGAAAGTGGCTTAGATATCCCTCGGGTTAATACGATCTTAATTGAGGATGCGCATCGCTTTGGCTTGGCTCAATTGTATCAGCTTCGCGGTCGTGTCGGCCGTAGTGGAATCCAGGCTCATGCTTGGTTGTTCTATCCGAGCAGTACTTCGTTAAACAAAAGTGCGAGACAGCGACTCCGAGCTATCCAGGAGTTCGCAGAACTTGGAAGTGGATATCAATTAGCCATGCGCGATATGGAAATTCGTGGGGTAGGCAATCTGCTTGGAGTAGAGCAAAGCGGTCAAATGGAAGCCATCGGTTTTGATCTCTATATGGAAATGCTTCAGGAGTCGCTAGCAGAAATTCAATGTCAAGACATCCCAAAGGTGGATCAGACACAGGTAGATCTGCCGGTGACAGCCTTCGTTCCCGCTGAGTGGATCAAGGATCCAGACGAAAAAATCTCGGTTTACAGAGCAGCCGCTGACTGTACATCATCAGAGGCTTTAGTGGAGTTGGCCGCAAGTTGGGCAGATCGTTATGGAGCAATACCTGCTCCCGTTCAGTCTCTATTGCAATTGATGAGACTCAAGCTTCTAGCGAAACGTTGTGGCTTCTCGAGAATCAAACTAGAAAAGCCAAACATTGTCTTAGAAACCCCCATGGAAGAACCAGCATTTCGCCTGTTGCGGCAGGGGCTGCCGCAACACCTACACGGTCGCTTTGTGTACCAGGTGGGTTCTGGTACGCAACATAAGGCGTTAGTGCGTGGACTAGGCATGCTTCCAATAGAGAAGCAGCTGGAACAGCTTATGGAATGGCTCAAACTCATGGTATCTCAAATCCCAGATATTAATGGGCTCACATCTGCTCAAAAAGAGCTCCAGCAGTCAGAAAAAAATAACAAGGTTTTAAGAATTTAG
- a CDS encoding uracil-DNA glycosylase: MTASDLNQCLDCSACDLAKTRQTVVLSRGNPDARLMLIGEAPGAQEDQLGIPFVGRSGKVLDRMLSEVGFNLDRDVYICNAIKCRPPNNRRPTKNELAACRSWLDLQIALVDPAVIVLTGSTAVEALLGRRDAMRQLRGQWQFWQGRSVMPVFHPAYLLRHASTDAEGPIELTRRDFTVIRQKLCEL; the protein is encoded by the coding sequence ATGACGGCATCTGACTTGAATCAATGTCTGGATTGCTCTGCTTGCGATTTGGCGAAAACTCGGCAAACCGTAGTACTGAGTCGCGGTAATCCAGATGCCCGATTGATGCTGATTGGAGAAGCACCGGGTGCCCAGGAAGATCAACTTGGCATTCCATTTGTGGGTCGATCGGGCAAAGTCCTAGATCGGATGTTGTCTGAAGTGGGTTTTAACCTCGACCGAGATGTCTACATTTGCAATGCGATAAAGTGCCGGCCACCTAACAACCGACGTCCAACAAAAAACGAACTTGCCGCCTGTCGATCGTGGCTCGACTTGCAAATTGCTCTGGTTGATCCCGCTGTGATCGTGCTCACAGGTTCTACAGCTGTAGAAGCCTTGCTAGGAAGGAGGGATGCTATGAGACAGTTACGGGGTCAATGGCAATTCTGGCAAGGAAGATCGGTCATGCCAGTCTTCCACCCAGCTTATTTACTGCGTCATGCATCGACAGACGCGGAGGGGCCAATCGAACTCACACGGCGTGACTTTACGGTCATTAGGCAGAAGCTGTGCGAGCTTTAA
- a CDS encoding GDSL-type esterase/lipase family protein, translating to MGPRQLVVLGDSGVLGWGDRDCGGWCQRLRMEWMQLPLAPVIYPLGVRGDGLERVATRWRQEWNCRGELRRQQPDGLLLSVGLNDTARVGRIDGRPQLDVEAFAFGIGQLLAEMTSVTSVFVLGITAVDEHVMPFADCLWYSNAQIHATEAALAERCQEADVPFLAIHEAMQAEQEWLRWMEADGIHLNANGHTWIYHAVRRWNPLLQWAGFHALNMQIPNQYIEPGC from the coding sequence ATGGGACCAAGACAGTTAGTCGTCCTAGGGGATAGCGGTGTTCTTGGCTGGGGTGATAGAGACTGTGGTGGTTGGTGCCAACGCTTGCGTATGGAGTGGATGCAGCTTCCATTGGCACCCGTTATTTATCCGCTCGGGGTTCGTGGAGATGGGCTTGAGCGGGTCGCTACCCGCTGGCGTCAAGAATGGAACTGTCGTGGCGAACTACGACGTCAACAACCAGATGGATTATTGCTAAGCGTTGGGCTCAACGATACGGCCCGTGTCGGCCGCATCGATGGTCGTCCTCAACTAGATGTAGAAGCCTTTGCTTTTGGGATTGGTCAACTACTGGCAGAGATGACCTCGGTAACCAGTGTTTTCGTTTTGGGGATCACTGCTGTTGATGAGCACGTCATGCCTTTCGCCGACTGTCTATGGTACAGCAACGCGCAGATACACGCCACAGAAGCAGCTTTAGCGGAACGCTGCCAGGAAGCCGACGTGCCGTTTTTGGCCATACATGAGGCAATGCAAGCTGAGCAGGAATGGTTGCGGTGGATGGAAGCCGATGGCATTCACTTGAATGCTAATGGTCATACCTGGATTTATCACGCGGTACGACGCTGGAATCCGCTTCTGCAATGGGCAGGTTTTCATGCCTTAAACATGCAAATACCTAATCAGTACATAGAGCCTGGCTGCTAA
- a CDS encoding 16S rRNA (uracil(1498)-N(3))-methyltransferase — protein sequence MAELKRLLISPTRLIETRFLLLNRDESHYLKRVLRLRTGDSLAITDGCGHLWEGSLVNKQRVMIHTQSCEHQHNLRPTLGVAVSVIRHGFDDVVRMTCELGIDVIQPLQCERSVPHAEYRPERWDNILREAVEQCERLWCPKIAQLSSLETWLAKTTGQIAVGVTRSHDVLALGDWLVREADPFQTIWLILGPEGGWTEAEQESFTVHSASLVHLGPFILRSSTAAIAGAVELVRWRELQINS from the coding sequence GTGGCTGAACTTAAACGACTTCTGATTTCCCCCACTCGTTTGATTGAAACAAGATTTTTGTTGCTTAATCGAGATGAGAGTCACTATCTCAAGAGGGTTTTGCGACTTCGTACAGGAGATTCCTTAGCAATTACCGATGGTTGTGGTCATTTGTGGGAGGGATCCCTTGTGAACAAGCAGCGGGTCATGATCCATACACAGTCATGTGAACACCAACACAATTTGAGACCAACCCTTGGCGTAGCGGTGTCCGTGATTCGCCATGGTTTTGATGATGTCGTGCGGATGACCTGCGAGTTGGGCATTGATGTCATCCAGCCACTTCAGTGCGAGCGTTCCGTTCCTCATGCTGAGTATCGTCCGGAACGTTGGGACAACATTCTTCGGGAAGCAGTGGAGCAGTGTGAGCGACTTTGGTGCCCAAAAATTGCACAGCTCTCTTCACTGGAAACTTGGCTTGCGAAGACTACAGGTCAAATAGCAGTAGGCGTGACTCGCTCGCACGACGTTTTGGCCTTAGGAGATTGGTTAGTCCGTGAAGCCGATCCATTTCAAACCATATGGTTGATCTTGGGTCCAGAAGGGGGATGGACTGAGGCTGAACAGGAAAGTTTTACTGTTCATTCCGCATCCTTGGTTCATCTTGGTCCCTTTATTTTGCGAAGCTCGACGGCTGCCATAGCAGGCGCCGTCGAGCTTGTTCGTTGGAGAGAGCTGCAAATCAACTCTTAA
- a CDS encoding S41 family peptidase, with protein MAGTQRLRSILCSTPLLLMFVLGSVTTAVVLGMPGLTIPSTGGDSITNSPKEVIDQVWQIIYRDYLDSSGEYDEIAWRQLRHSLLKQSFADSTESYEAIRGMLASLNDPYTRFLDPKQFKEMQIDTSGELMGVGIQLSLDKITKELIVVSPIEGTPAFRAGVQSKDVIVSIDAVSTKGMSIEDAVKLIRGPEGTDVVLGFRRSDRVLNLLLTRARIEINAVTSTLNTTPNQRKIGYIRLKQFNANASREMREAARSLEQQGAEGYVLDLRSNPGGLLEASVDIARQWLNKGVIVSTRTREGISDVRRATGSAITNKPMVVLIDQGSASASEILSGALQDNSRAKLVGQKTFGKGLVQAVRRLSDGSGVTVTVAKYLTPKGTDIHKNGIKPDFEVSMSKEELKDLTIKDLGTSKDSQYRDAEIILLKYIDIVKTKTDKNNLPSRSGSSAVIGLFP; from the coding sequence ATGGCTGGGACTCAGCGCTTGCGTTCGATTCTTTGTTCCACTCCGCTGCTCTTAATGTTCGTGCTTGGCAGTGTCACAACAGCGGTAGTTCTTGGGATGCCAGGGTTAACAATCCCTAGCACAGGTGGTGACTCGATTACTAATAGTCCGAAGGAGGTTATCGATCAGGTTTGGCAGATTATCTATCGAGATTACCTTGATTCAAGTGGTGAGTACGATGAAATTGCCTGGCGTCAATTACGTCACAGTCTTTTGAAACAGTCTTTTGCAGACAGTACCGAGTCATATGAGGCTATCCGTGGCATGCTAGCCAGTCTCAATGATCCATATACGCGTTTTTTAGATCCTAAACAATTTAAGGAGATGCAGATCGATACCTCTGGAGAATTGATGGGTGTAGGAATTCAACTCAGTCTCGATAAAATAACGAAAGAGTTAATAGTTGTTTCTCCAATTGAAGGAACACCGGCCTTTAGGGCAGGTGTTCAATCCAAAGATGTGATTGTAAGTATTGATGCCGTTTCCACCAAAGGGATGAGCATTGAGGATGCTGTTAAACTAATTCGAGGTCCAGAAGGTACGGATGTTGTGCTTGGTTTTCGCCGCAGCGATCGAGTCTTAAACCTGTTACTAACACGGGCTCGGATTGAGATTAATGCAGTAACATCAACACTTAATACAACCCCTAATCAACGCAAAATTGGTTACATTCGCTTGAAACAATTCAATGCAAATGCCTCACGAGAAATGCGTGAGGCTGCAAGAAGTCTTGAACAACAGGGTGCAGAAGGGTACGTCCTTGATTTGCGTAGCAACCCTGGTGGACTACTGGAGGCCAGTGTTGATATCGCTCGCCAATGGCTAAACAAAGGAGTCATTGTGAGTACACGAACGCGAGAGGGTATTAGTGATGTACGACGCGCTACAGGTAGCGCTATTACAAATAAACCAATGGTGGTTTTAATCGATCAAGGATCAGCTAGTGCTAGCGAGATTTTATCGGGCGCTCTTCAGGACAACTCACGGGCGAAACTGGTCGGACAGAAAACTTTCGGTAAGGGGTTGGTACAGGCTGTCCGAAGACTTTCAGACGGATCAGGCGTGACTGTAACTGTTGCCAAATACCTTACTCCCAAAGGAACAGACATTCATAAGAATGGTATCAAACCAGATTTTGAAGTTTCAATGAGCAAAGAAGAACTCAAGGACCTAACAATTAAAGATCTAGGGACTTCAAAGGATAGTCAGTATCGTGATGCTGAAATTATTCTCTTAAAATATATAGATATCGTCAAAACAAAAACCGATAAGAATAATCTACCAAGTAGATCAGGATCAAGTGCTGTTATTGGCCTCTTCCCTTGA
- a CDS encoding VOC family protein yields MNSTPINLVLAARNLGVLSDFYAKLFGAKPSPGETDHHRVFILNGGLRLDIYRPSRQRPFPRQGRVLSTCLRFPAHATPLSKLRHYVRNALEIGASVLELPQVEVFGAESWIADPEGNAILLLVPNHKSLEPS; encoded by the coding sequence ATGAACTCAACTCCAATCAACCTGGTGCTCGCGGCCCGCAATCTGGGTGTTTTAAGCGATTTTTATGCGAAACTTTTCGGTGCAAAACCCAGTCCTGGAGAAACTGATCATCACCGAGTCTTCATTCTTAATGGTGGCTTGAGACTCGACATTTATCGGCCCTCTCGTCAGCGCCCATTTCCAAGACAAGGGCGTGTGCTGTCTACTTGCTTGCGATTTCCTGCTCACGCAACCCCTCTCTCCAAGCTGCGTCATTACGTTAGGAATGCGTTGGAAATCGGAGCTTCGGTGCTGGAACTACCTCAGGTGGAAGTCTTCGGTGCTGAGTCTTGGATCGCTGACCCTGAGGGCAACGCGATTTTGTTGCTGGTTCCCAATCACAAGTCGCTAGAACCTTCATGA